Sequence from the Maribellus comscasis genome:
GCAAATCCAAATCGTCAATCATTTCAGCAACTACAACATCCATTTTGTTTTTTGTAGTGAAGGGCGCAATTACCATTTCCACATCATCTCTTTCGCAAAGCATTTTTACAACTACCGAAACAGAACCGGGGACAACAGTAAAATGAACCGGATAATCATAATCCAACGAGACTTTTTTTACATGGAGCAATTTTTGCAAAATGCGTTCCCGCTCTTTAACCAGCAAATTATTCTCGCTCTCCGCCACATTGCTTAGCGAATTGTATTTTGTAAGGGTGGGATCCCAATGAATATTTTCAGATTCAGTTGCATGTAAAAATTCCAGTTCACGATTTAAATCGCGAGCTAACTTTATTGAATAGTCAGCTATTTTTTCTACATTTTCAAAAGAATAAATTATTGAGACTATTTTTTTCATGCTTGTTTTATTAAATCGTTCTACTCTACCTGTTTTCTCTGCAAATTTCGTTCTATTATTAGTCTTAGTTTTAGAACAAAAACACAACAAACAGGTTTTCAATATTTTACAAATAAGTGTCTGCAAATCGGGAAAAATAAAACCTTTTTAAGCAGTGTAGATTTTTTGTTGACCTGTGGAAGTATAGCCACAAAATTGTGAGCAAACAAGCGTGTTTTTATGTAAAAAAAATGGTGCGAGAAACAAAAATGGGAAGCTGAAATTTCAGCCCCCCACCAACCAAACTTATAAAATTTGATTATGAAAATACCTTCTTCTATTTAAAACCGCGTATTCCACCTGCTATAACAGAAAGAAGCAGTAAAATAATAAATATGAAAAAAACAATTTTTGCTATACTTGCAGCACCTGCTGCTATTCCACCAAAACCAAATATGGCTGCAATAATTGCGATGATGAAAAAGATAATGGCTAAACGTAACATAACTATAAATTTTTCGGGTTAAAATTTCATTCCAACATACACCCGGATTACCGAATTTTTCGCATCGCCTAAAATATCATAAGAGGTATCGTCGTTTTTTGCCACCTGATTAAGCCCCAGGTTGTAATTAAATCCTAAAATTAAAGGCTCGAGGTCAAAGCCAAGTCCGGCAGTCAATCCGTAATCCAACGAGTGAAAATGTTCCCGGTTAAGCTCGTCGCTCGATTCAATATTCCAAAAGTCGAGAACTTCTGCATTGGTATCTACATTTGCATTTATCAGGTAAGCCACATACGGACCAAATTGAAACTCAAAATCTTCAGAAAGATTAAATACCAGTTTTACAGGCAAATCAATATAATTGAGATTGAATTTTGTTTCTCCATCGGCAAATGCACTTTCGTCGTAATTTAATTTTATGCCCTTACCTGAATACATAAGTTCGGGTTGAATGGCAAAACTCTCGCTCAACGGGATTTTTGTAAATACACCAGCGTGAAAGCCGGTTTTCAGATT
This genomic interval carries:
- a CDS encoding DUF1328 family protein produces the protein MLRLAIIFFIIAIIAAIFGFGGIAAGAASIAKIVFFIFIILLLLSVIAGGIRGFK
- a CDS encoding porin family protein, whose translation is MKKIFIVTLSIILISGTALYAQESQSGIKGGLNLSSLTTDGNNDKNLKTGFHAGVFTKIPLSESFAIQPELMYSGKGIKLNYDESAFADGETKFNLNYIDLPVKLVFNLSEDFEFQFGPYVAYLINANVDTNAEVLDFWNIESSDELNREHFHSLDYGLTAGLGFDLEPLILGFNYNLGLNQVAKNDDTSYDILGDAKNSVIRVYVGMKF